The nucleotide window CGCGAGCCCCCTCAGGCCGCGGGGTGTTGAGGCTCAAGCCGCCAGGGCCAAGAGAGCCAATCCCCTGCCGCGCACCCCATGGGAGGGCGGCCAGGGCCGGCGTGTACTCCAAGGGGCTGCGCGGCTTCTCCACCCGCTTGGCTCACGGCTCGGGCGGCCCCCGTCAGCGGCCCTCCTCGCCACCTCCGCTCCAGCCCTCACCCTCCACATGGCCTCTATCCCGCCTATACGCCCATGGCACGCGCGCCTTCCGCAGCAGGTGCCGGTGTTGCCCTCGAAGCCCACTCATGCTCGACTCCCTGGCGCCCTATTCCGCGTCGGTCGCGGAGCAGGGCATTGGGGGATGGGGCTCGCCGGCCCCATCCCTCCGCCTCTGGCCACGAGGGGAGTTTCGTGTACACCCCACCCGCCAGGGAAGCAATCAGCGGAAGGACTCCTTAAGTCCAACCTCGCGAGAACGCATCAGGCTTGCGGATACAGGGCCACGGCTATGCCCCGTGTTTCACTTCCTACAGCCCGTTGAACTTTGTGATGAAGGCGTCGTCGTTACCACCGTAGCCATAAACATTCGTCGGAAAATCGCTTGAGTTGGTACGGCCTGTTACATAGACATTCATCGAAGAGTCCAGCGCAATCCCCCACCCATCGTCACTCATGCTCCCGCCCAGGTAGCTCGACCAGAACGTGTTGCCCTGTGGGCCTACCTGCGTGACAAAGGCATCCGAGTTGCCATGATTGGTGGATTGAAAAGCAGTGTAACTCAGCGGGAAGTTGGACGAGTTGGTAAGCCCCGTCACGTATGCCGTGCCTGAGTTGCTGTCGACTGCGATGGTGCTTCCCCTCCCCATCAACCATTCGTCGGCACTTCCGCCAAGGTAGGTGGAGTAAGCGAGCCCGCCAGTTGCATTCAGCTTCGTGACATAACCATCGAGTCCTCCGCCTCCGAATGACGTTTGTGCCGCGCCGGGCGTTACCGGAAAGTTGGCAGTTGTATGCCCCGTGATGTAGGCGTTGCGAGCGCCATCCAGTGCGATGCCAGAGGCAAAAGTATGACCATTCTGGCTGCCCAGATAGGTTGAGTAACTCAAAGTCGTGCCTGTCGCGCTCAGTTTCGTCACGAAGGCAGCGTACCAGCCTGGGTTGGTCGCCTGTACGGGGTTCACCACGGGAAAGTCGAACGAGTAGGTCCAGCCCGCCACGTACGCATTGCCTGAACTGTCCACGGCAATATCTTCGACCCAATCGGCTTGCGTCCCGCCGAACGTGATACTGTAGACGAAGGCGGAGCCGCTTGGGTTCAACTTGCTGATGAGTACTTCTGCCACTCTTGCGGTACCGCCATCATACTGCCCTGTCACGTAGGCATTCCCCAGGGAGTCCACGGTGATGCCTTTGAGCAGCCATGGTACGGTAATGTAGTAGGTGAAGGCCGAGCCACTTGAATTCAGCTTCGCCACGAGACTGCCATTGCTGGTCCTTGCCACGATGTAGGCGTTGCCAGAGTTGTCCACCGCGATGTCAGCCCCAGAGGTGTCGGCATCAGCGCCAGCCCTGCCAGGAAAATAGGTAAAGTATATGTTCTGCCCGGTGGGGCTCATCTTGGCGACGAAGATGTTGCTGGTGCTTCCGAATGAGTTGGTGTTTCCAAGCACGTAGGCGTTGCCCGACGGGTCCACCGCCACCGCCAGGCCTTTGTCGGATTCCCCGAATCCCAGATAGGTTGAGTAGGTCACGGTGGAGAGCCCTTGCTGAGTACGAGGCAGGTCCACGGCCTTGAAGCCACGGCATGTATCGCCGCTGCAAGCGACGGTTGGATGCACCGTCGCAAGCTCGGACGACAGTTCACCTGTGACAGGCGTCACAAGCTCGCGGCTATCTTCTGCGGGGCCACAGGCCCAGGTAAGAAGAGCGCTCACTGCAAGCCACACTGTCTTCTTCATATGTCTTCCCCAGTTCATGATTTGTGCTCGCTTACAGGAGCGGTTCACTCCCGTGGGGCCGAGCAGTCCCCTGCTAACAGATGAGCCAGGGAGGCGGAAAACGATGCAGATAATTGGTGGGCTGCTGGACCGGCCTGATTCGTTGGCCGCCCTCTAGCGTGCAAAACCTGAGCAACGTCAGGCGCTTGCGTGTGAGAGCGCCCCGCTCGGGGAGCCGCACCGTCCTTCTTGAGCGGCGCATGAGATGGAGAGAGGCACTGTTGAGGGAGGAGGGCAGGTGCCGAGGAGGTCCGCTGACGGGGGCCGCCTGGGGGGTGCGCCCCGCCGGAGAGGCCGCGCAGCCCCTTGGGGTGTACACGGCTGCCCAGGTTGCCCTCCCATATGGACACGCTCCCCCCAGCAGCGGTTGGCACGACCCTCTCTGCCAATGTGAGTGAGACAGTCCCCCGCAGGAAGTTTAATGTCGAGGGCAGCCAAGGCAGGGACGATGAGCTCCGTGGCGGAAGTCCCCGGCCGCAGGGAGACCGAAGTGGTGGAGAAGGCGAAGCGGCGTGGCTTCACGGCCGAGTACAAGCTGCGC belongs to Stigmatella erecta and includes:
- a CDS encoding SBBP repeat-containing protein, whose protein sequence is MKKTVWLAVSALLTWACGPAEDSRELVTPVTGELSSELATVHPTVACSGDTCRGFKAVDLPRTQQGLSTVTYSTYLGFGESDKGLAVAVDPSGNAYVLGNTNSFGSTSNIFVAKMSPTGQNIYFTYFPGRAGADADTSGADIAVDNSGNAYIVARTSNGSLVAKLNSSGSAFTYYITVPWLLKGITVDSLGNAYVTGQYDGGTARVAEVLISKLNPSGSAFVYSITFGGTQADWVEDIAVDSSGNAYVAGWTYSFDFPVVNPVQATNPGWYAAFVTKLSATGTTLSYSTYLGSQNGHTFASGIALDGARNAYITGHTTANFPVTPGAAQTSFGGGGLDGYVTKLNATGGLAYSTYLGGSADEWLMGRGSTIAVDSNSGTAYVTGLTNSSNFPLSYTAFQSTNHGNSDAFVTQVGPQGNTFWSSYLGGSMSDDGWGIALDSSMNVYVTGRTNSSDFPTNVYGYGGNDDAFITKFNGL